DNA sequence from the bacterium genome:
GACGACGACGACCTGGATCGACGCCACGTCTGGAGGACAGGCGGCAACCTCGGCATGACTTTCTCTCCGGGCGATGGCTTCTTCAAGGTCTACGGCCTGGCGGATCTGCAACTCGAGCTGGGCTCGGGCTGGGATCACGGTTGGGCGTTCGGCCCCGGGTTCGAGTTCGGCCTCGAACTCACCGAGCCGGCCGACCACTTCAAGGGGCGATTCTTCGTGCGCGGCAGACGCTTCGTGGCGGGGGACAGGGAGACGCATGTCACGGCCGGAATTGCTGGGCGTGTGACCCTCAATGCAAGGACTGCCCTTCTGGCAGAAGCCGCGCTGAACCGATTCGACCGCGACAGCTGGATCGACGGGAGCCTCTCACTCCAGTGGACGTTCTAGTCTGAGGTTCGCTCCGAAGCCCCCGCAGCCGACCGGGTATCCTGAACCGCGAGGACGCGGCCGCGCGGCTCAACGAGATCCTGACGGCGGCGGAATGAGCTGCCTGCGCGGCTGTACCATCAGCGAGGTGGCGGGGGTTCCTGGCGGATGGGGTTCACGCGCACGCCGAGCGGGCCACGGGGAATCGTGAGCCTCAACAAGCTGCCATCGCGTCGAACCTCGATGGGTGTCGACTCGCCCGCTCTTCCGGCGACGGTCAGCTCATGCAGGTCCGAGACAGCCTGGATTCGAGAGCCGGCGTAGCTTTCGAGGATGTCGCCGGGCTCCAGGCCGGCTGCGGCAGCCGGCGAGCCGGAGATCACATCGCCGATACCCAGCCGATTCGGCTGGCCCGATGCGAAGAGAGCCCAGTCCGAGAATTCCTCTCCGTATGCCTCTCTTGCAGCGACGAGTTCAGCCGAGAGGTCCCGGCTCTCGGTGGCGTAGCGGGGGGTTTGCATCCAGCCCTCGCGGGTCGCGCGATCGCGCAGGGCCAGGCGCCGCAGCTCTACATCGTCGCGGGTCTCGGCATAGGCTTCCACGTCGCGCTGGAAGAAACCAGCGGCCAGTAGCGCTTCCGGATCGAATCCCGACGCGGATCGTGATGCGCGTACCGGGTTCACCGCGCGGTGCGCCGGCCGGGTGCTCTCTCGCGCCGGAGCCAACGGTCGCTCTTCGAGCGCGGAGGCAAGCCTCTCTTCGAGTGCCGCGTGGCGGGCGACTTCCTCGTCGAGGCGCTCTGCGAGGCGATCGACTCGCTCGTTCAGGCGCTCCAGACGTTCCTCTTTCGCGGCGGGCACGCTGGGCGGAGGCTCTGGCGTCCCGTACTGCCACCCCGCACCGAACGCGAGGAAGCCGATCACCAGGCAGGCGAGGGCGGTCAGGGTGAGCGAGAGCCGAGGCATCAGATTCGGGAAGGTAGCCGCGGGATTCTTCTGCGACCTGCGGAGACCCTACGGCCAGCAGCCTCCGGTGAATAGGTGCGCCGCGCCCGCTACGCGTCCGGCCCCGGCCGGGCGGCGAGCGGGGCGATCACGCGCTCGG
Encoded proteins:
- a CDS encoding PDZ domain-containing protein — translated: MPRLSLTLTALACLVIGFLAFGAGWQYGTPEPPPSVPAAKEERLERLNERVDRLAERLDEEVARHAALEERLASALEERPLAPARESTRPAHRAVNPVRASRSASGFDPEALLAAGFFQRDVEAYAETRDDVELRRLALRDRATREGWMQTPRYATESRDLSAELVAAREAYGEEFSDWALFASGQPNRLGIGDVISGSPAAAAGLEPGDILESYAGSRIQAVSDLHELTVAGRAGESTPIEVRRDGSLLRLTIPRGPLGVRVNPIRQEPPPPR